A stretch of the Prochlorococcus marinus str. MIT 0918 genome encodes the following:
- a CDS encoding photosystem II S4 domain protein translates to MKLSRKKLFKGRAYPIEIEHLLLQAEKALKTWEPIWTLFTPAPIREQTLKLLNEVADISFISNGGFPNAERQRILFQRREQEELILEQELPISGIEIQGNFLFDRTNPNDFLNALRETKVKPNEIGDIFLTGDRGAQAICTPSVSKSLNNTKGIIRDVEIEYKALSLEDLRLPTQRLPKTIKTVEASKRLDAIASAGFGLSRAKIIKQIQAGKLRLNWHQVNNPSRQLQLGDKIQLEGKGSIEILHLELTKRERWRVELQRQ, encoded by the coding sequence TTGAAACTCTCTAGAAAAAAACTATTCAAAGGCAGAGCTTATCCAATTGAGATAGAACACCTTTTATTACAAGCTGAAAAAGCTTTAAAGACCTGGGAGCCAATTTGGACTTTATTTACCCCTGCCCCAATCAGAGAGCAAACTTTAAAGTTATTAAATGAAGTTGCTGATATTTCATTTATATCAAATGGAGGTTTCCCAAATGCAGAACGGCAAAGAATTCTTTTTCAAAGGAGAGAACAAGAGGAATTAATCCTTGAACAAGAATTACCAATTAGTGGAATAGAGATACAAGGGAATTTTCTTTTCGATAGAACAAATCCCAATGATTTCCTCAATGCTTTAAGAGAAACTAAAGTCAAACCTAATGAGATAGGAGATATTTTTTTAACAGGAGATAGAGGCGCTCAAGCAATTTGTACTCCCTCCGTTTCTAAATCACTAAATAACACCAAAGGAATTATTCGAGATGTAGAAATCGAATACAAGGCATTAAGCCTTGAAGATCTCAGACTCCCCACTCAAAGACTTCCTAAAACAATTAAAACTGTAGAGGCCTCAAAAAGATTAGATGCCATTGCTTCTGCTGGCTTTGGCTTATCTAGAGCAAAAATCATTAAGCAAATTCAAGCTGGCAAGTTACGTTTGAACTGGCATCAAGTCAACAATCCAAGTCGGCAACTTCAGTTAGGAGACAAGATTCAACTTGAAGGCAAAGGTTCCATAGAGATACTTCATCTTGAACTCACAAAAAGAGAACGATGGAGAGTGGAATTACAACGCCAATAA